A DNA window from Castanea sativa cultivar Marrone di Chiusa Pesio chromosome 7, ASM4071231v1 contains the following coding sequences:
- the LOC142643710 gene encoding cyclic nucleotide-gated ion channel 1-like, with protein sequence MDFMKVVATVSLVIRSLWSQLRNGVSNYDIERQPHKDGGGDSASKRTRTKTIIDPHGKFLQRWNIIFVLSCVIAILLDPLFFYLPVINGDRKCIELDKRLWTRALFLRSFNDMIYLMHIILQFRTGFIDKKLQKLGRPALITDSWKIAQRYLWPYFLLDLLVILPIPQVVTSWIFSEMAQTKSSNKIKLFNSFVLLQYVPRILPIYLSWKKLIRSNEKIEKTIWFKAALNFFLYLLAGHVLGAFWYFFSTQRMTACWHKYCERHTGCVQSSFNCDLNEGNHTFLNNVCRINKPDAKLFDFGIFLEALQSGVLESTDFPQKLFYCFWWGLQNLSSLGQNLHTSNYIWENCFSLSVCILGLLLFLYFLGNLQMYMQLETSRSEEVRMKMKSKKRTKQKEQIELWISKHHLPSEMRKPIIDDMNQRFKEDEDVYLESLLPNLPGELQNNVKEHIGLKRLKTVEVLRGMEEQMLRTMCHSLKPMFHSEHSYIIRERDPIDAIFFITDGIAWTYTNTTSTNNGEEGTVLTQAERLVEGEYFGEELLEWVQKSTASRNNRSKLPVSSRTLKAHTKVEVFALMAQDLKQILHSKLSSLGPEQLPSAAASVVQRIWRCKHPKTEDSVGGSTKLQNNAVVKSKKAASILLPPCYRLSTNP encoded by the exons TAATTACGACATCGAGAGGCAACCTCACAAGGATGGTGGTGGTGATTCAGCGTCAAAAAGAACGAGGACAAAGACAATTATTGACCCACATGGAAAATTCTTACAAAGGTGGAATATAATATTTGTATTGTCGTGTGTGATCGCAATATTATTGGATCCCTTGTTCTTTTACCTTCCCGTGATCAATGGAGACAGAAAGTGCATTGAATTAGACAAAAGGTTGTGGACCAGAGCTCTCTTTTTGCGATCATTCAACGATATGATTTACCTAATGCATATCATATTACAATTTCGTACTGGTTTTATAGACAAGAAACTTCAGAAACTTGGAAGGCCTGCGTTAATTACAGATTCTTGGAAAATAGCTCAGAGGTATTTGTGGCCGTACTTCCTATTAGACCTTCTAGTTATTCTTCCCATCCCACAG GTGGTAACTTCATGGATTTTTTCAGAAATGGCACAAACGAAatcttcaaataaaataaagttgttcAACTCTTTTGTTCTGTTACAATATGTGCCAAGAATTCTCCCAATCTACCTATCCTGGAAGAAACTGATAAGAAGTAAcgagaaaattgaaaaaaccaTATGGTTTAAAGCTGCACTGAACTTCTTTCTGTATCTCCTTGCTGGCCAT GTATTGGGAGCCTTTTGGTATTTTTTCTCTACTCAACGAATGACAGCTTGTTGGCATAAATATTGTGAAAGACATACTGGATGTGTCCAAAGTTCTTTCAACTGTGACCTCAATGAAGGAAATCACACATTTCTTAATAATGTTTGCCGTATAAATAAACCAGATGCAAAGCTATTTGATTTTGGAATATTCCTTGAAGCCCTTCAATCTGGTGTGTTGGAATCCACGGATTTtccacaaaaattattttactgtTTCTGGTGGGGCTTGCAAAATCTGAG TTCACTTGGTCAAAACCTTCATACAAGTAACTATATATGGGAAAACTGCTTTTCACTTTCCGTTTGTATCTTGGGCTTGTTgctctttctctattttttgggaAATTTACAG ATGTATATGCAGTTGGAAACTTCAAGATCAGAAGAGGTACGCATGAAGATGAAATCAAAAAAAcgaacaaaacaaaaggaacaAATAGAATTGTGGATTTCCAAACACCATCTCCCTAGTGAAATGAGAAAGCCAATTATAGATGACATGAATCAGAGAtttaaagaagatgaagatgtttACTTGGAGAGCCTTCTTCCTAATCTTCCTGGGGAACTTCAGAATAATGTAAAGGAGCATATCGGCCTAAAGCGACTAAAAACT GTAGAAGTGCTTCGAGGAATGGAAGAGCAAATGTTGCGTACGATGTGTCACAGTCTGAAACCAATGTTCCACAGTGAGCACAGCTATATTATTCGGGAGAGAGATCCAATCGATGCGATATTCTTCATTACGGATGGCATTGCATGGACCTATACAAATACAACCAGCACTAATAATGGCGAAGAAGGAACTGTCCTCACACAGGCTGAGCGTCTTGTAGAAGGTGAGTACTTTGGAGAAGAACTTTTGGAATGGGTTCAGAAATCCACAGCCTCAAGGAACAACCGATCCAAACTCCCAGTTTCATCAAGAACTCTCAAAGCCCACACAAAAGTGGAAGTTTTTGCTCTAATGGCACAGGACTTGAAGCAAATATTGCATTCTAAGTTGTCTAGTTTAGGCCCTGAGCAGTTGCCATCGGCGGCAGCTTCTGTTGTACAAAGAATCTGGCGCTGCAAGCACCCGAAGACTGAGGATAGCGTTGGTGGTTCAACAAAACTTCAGAATAATGCTGTTGTTAAATCCAAGAAGGCAGCTTCTATTTTACTACCACCTTGTTACCGGCTTAGCACCAATCCATAG